From Malaya genurostris strain Urasoe2022 chromosome 2, Malgen_1.1, whole genome shotgun sequence:
TTCgtgttatttattctatttatttatttattgcttattttatttaaaacattTGCTACTAACCTTTACAACATTTGATAGAATTTTTATCGTCAATAACACTACCTAAGCTAAGTTttttgatacaaaaaaaaatgcttgtaacGAACCATTAATAACTACGTTAAGTAAAAATTGAATTCAATATTCGCCTGTAAGGATTCACCGGTTAATGTTAAACCGTTTAATATAATTACTATTCAACCGAAACCGTTGTTCTTCACACCAGTAAACATATCCAAAAGTGACAGAGGACATTCTCTGAACATCTCCGAACACACTGAACGACCATACCGGGGACTGGTATGTTGAGCCACAAATTCCGCACTCCTGTAATCATTGTGCCCTGAGCTGTCGCCCGCAGGTTCGTTGGTTGTAGACGGTGTAAAAAGAATGTGCAACAGTTCGCCCAAAATTCCACTGGAGTGTGTAAATTTCGCCTCTGCAACTTCGCAAATTGTTCTGAGTAGACACGTACGACCGTTGAAGCCTTTGCtgttggtaaaaaattgaaattattgatATACTTATTGTTTAAACATATAAGTTCTCTCAGCGACTTACTGTTCCACGATGCCCTCGAGGGCCTGATAGATCATCCATCGGGCACGATCAGCCCAGTTGTAGTTCTTCTGGGGGATTACATCGTCGGCATCGATTTCGTTGTTCACTTCCACAAAGTTCCTCCTTTGTTGTTGAATTTCTTCTCCTGTCGGTTCGAATAGCAAATCCTCGTCGCGTCGAAGAAATTGAGGAATCCAGTGAGATGCGTTCCAGGGAAGAAAGTAAACTGCTTTGAAGACGTACCCGATAGTGATGGATTCTAGAACAATGTCCACCGGGATACCAAATCCGGCTACCAATTGATGGCGGGTCGGATTGCCACGTGGAAAAATAAGTGCTCTTTTCTGGCGTGGAAGCAAATCATCcttcgggttagtattggattGTTTTGCGTAGGTAAGAACGAATAAAGAACATACTAAAAGGTAAAAGTTGAGAAAATTCATGTTGTTCGAAATGAGTTTGTTCCGATACTGAAGAAAGACAATGCACATATTTTGCCAAGTGGTTGCCTATGCTCTAATTAGCACTTGTTTTTTACGGAAGCTTATGCAGTTCATACCAAAGAGTTACTGTTTTTAGACGAGTTCACGGAAAACTATTGTTCGGATTTGACCGCTCATAGAGAATAATGGATTACTGAACTGAAGCATGGTTCCTTGTTTGAGTTGTGGAGATAGTTCCAAACTGAAACCAGATAGAAACGGAACAGCAAACTGTTAGTAAGGTGTTCTACTATTAGTTAAATATTTCACACCTACGCAAACGGGACTTTTGCAGTTCCTCTGCCAGAGCTCGCTTGCATTATTCAGTCAACAGTTCTTACCATGATGTACAACAAGATGCAACTTGCTCTACGATTATGTGCAGTTATACTATTGCACGTATTTTCAACGGTCGCCGTTTTCAACAAGTTGGATTCCTCTCAAAGTTCAGAACGAGCGATCGTGTCGTTTCCGATGGGAGCATCTAATGGGGTAGAGTTATCGCCAATATCGGGTGCATTCTAACTGACTCAAATCGTAACAAATTGGTTCTAGTTTCTCA
This genomic window contains:
- the LOC131428592 gene encoding uncharacterized protein LOC131428592, whose translation is MNFLNFYLLVCSLFVLTYAKQSNTNPKDDLLPRQKRALIFPRGNPTRHQLVAGFGIPVDIVLESITIGYVFKAVYFLPWNASHWIPQFLRRDEDLLFEPTGEEIQQQRRNFVEVNNEIDADDVIPQKNYNWADRARWMIYQALEGIVEHKGFNGRTCLLRTICEVAEAKFTHSSGILGELLHILFTPSTTNEPAGDSSGHNDYRSAEFVAQHTSPRYGRSVCSEMFRECPLSLLDMFTGVKNNGFG